In one window of Streptomyces sp. NBC_01224 DNA:
- a CDS encoding IS630 family transposase produces MPPRANAEFAARMEDVLAVYARPYDPARPVVCMDEKPYQLLDHARDPLPARPGHDACQDSEYIRCGTCSIFVWVEPLRGWRRVQALSQRTRIDWAGQVKQLLSVDHPDAEAVVLVMDNLNTHGIASLYEAFEPEEAFALAQRLEIHHTPKHGSWLNIAEIELSALTRQCLDRRIGDLDILNTELSAWQNATNTEQRHVDWQFTTHDARIKLRHLYPKN; encoded by the coding sequence ATCCCACCACGAGCGAACGCGGAGTTCGCGGCCCGGATGGAAGACGTGCTGGCCGTCTACGCCCGGCCCTATGACCCGGCACGTCCGGTGGTGTGCATGGACGAGAAGCCCTACCAGCTCCTCGACCATGCCCGCGACCCGCTCCCGGCCCGCCCTGGTCACGACGCCTGCCAGGACAGCGAGTACATCCGCTGCGGCACGTGCTCGATCTTCGTGTGGGTCGAACCCCTGCGCGGGTGGCGTCGAGTTCAGGCACTGTCCCAGCGGACCCGGATCGACTGGGCCGGCCAGGTCAAGCAGCTGCTGAGCGTGGATCACCCCGACGCCGAGGCCGTGGTGCTGGTGATGGACAACCTCAACACCCACGGCATCGCCTCACTGTACGAGGCATTCGAACCAGAAGAGGCCTTCGCCCTGGCCCAACGCCTCGAGATCCACCACACGCCCAAACACGGGTCATGGCTCAACATCGCCGAGATCGAACTCTCCGCGCTGACCCGGCAATGTCTCGACCGCCGGATCGGCGACCTCGACATCCTCAACACTGAACTCTCGGCCTGGCAGAACGCCACCAACACCGAACAACGCCACGTGGACTGGCAGTTCACCACCCACGACGCACGCATCAAACTGCGCCACCTCTATCCCAAAAATTAG
- a CDS encoding IS701 family transposase — MTPEEMEEVRPRLEAFAAEMLGSLARRDQRAKGELYLRGLMLDGKRKSMQPMAERLGVDHQQLQQFVSSSTWDYAKVRERLARWAAAHISPEAYAIDDVGFPKDGYDSPGVARMYCGALGKRGNCQIGVSVNLVSDRASSAVDWRLFLPEGWDDTKHTEDALLASAIRRRRAKAGIPETARHREKWRLALDMLDEVRGDWELPGLPVVADAGYGDATGFREGLTERGLTYAVAVKATTTAHPGDATPERPPYSGQGRPPVSAYPQPHTTLRVLALAAGQAATRTVTWRQGSKATKHNPRAEMRSQFLALRVRPANRSIRRAADGSLPECWLLVEWPPDSAEPTDYWLSTLPADIPLRELVRIAKIRWRVEHDYRELKDGLGLDHFEGRNYLGWHRHVTLASLAQAFCTLLRLDPKAPAPA; from the coding sequence GTGACTCCTGAGGAGATGGAAGAGGTCCGTCCGCGTCTGGAGGCGTTCGCGGCCGAGATGCTGGGCTCGTTGGCGCGTCGGGACCAGCGGGCCAAGGGTGAGTTGTACCTGCGCGGGCTGATGCTGGACGGCAAGCGCAAGTCGATGCAGCCGATGGCCGAGCGCCTGGGCGTGGACCACCAGCAGCTCCAGCAGTTCGTGTCCTCCTCCACCTGGGACTACGCCAAGGTCCGTGAGCGGCTGGCCCGTTGGGCCGCGGCGCACATCTCGCCCGAGGCGTACGCGATTGACGATGTCGGCTTCCCCAAGGACGGCTACGACTCGCCAGGGGTGGCGCGGATGTACTGCGGCGCGCTGGGCAAGCGGGGCAACTGCCAGATCGGGGTCAGTGTGAACCTGGTCAGCGACCGCGCCTCCTCGGCCGTCGACTGGCGTCTGTTCCTGCCCGAGGGCTGGGACGACACCAAACATACCGAGGACGCGCTGCTGGCTTCGGCGATCCGCCGGCGCCGCGCCAAGGCCGGCATCCCCGAGACTGCTCGCCACCGGGAGAAGTGGCGCCTGGCCCTGGACATGCTCGACGAGGTTCGCGGGGACTGGGAGTTGCCGGGCCTGCCGGTCGTCGCCGATGCCGGATACGGCGACGCCACGGGCTTTCGAGAGGGTCTGACCGAACGAGGCCTGACCTACGCGGTCGCGGTCAAGGCCACCACGACCGCGCACCCGGGCGACGCCACGCCCGAGCGTCCGCCGTACTCCGGGCAGGGCCGCCCTCCCGTGTCCGCCTACCCCCAGCCGCACACCACCCTGCGCGTGCTGGCCCTGGCCGCCGGGCAAGCGGCCACCCGCACCGTTACCTGGCGTCAGGGCAGCAAGGCCACCAAGCACAACCCACGGGCCGAGATGCGCTCGCAATTCCTGGCCCTACGGGTCCGCCCGGCCAACCGGTCCATCCGCCGCGCCGCCGACGGCTCCCTGCCCGAATGCTGGCTGCTCGTCGAGTGGCCTCCCGACTCTGCCGAGCCCACCGACTACTGGCTCTCGACGCTGCCCGCCGACATCCCACTGCGCGAGCTGGTGCGAATCGCCAAGATCCGCTGGAGAGTTGAACACGACTACCGCGAGCTCAAGGACGGCCTCGGCCTGGACCACTTCGAGGGCCGCAACTACCTCGGCTGGCACCGCCACGTCACCCTCGCCTCCCTCGCCCAGGCCTTCTGCACCCTGCTCAGACTCGACCCAAAAGCCCCTGCGCCGGCCTGA